In one Nicotiana sylvestris chromosome 8, ASM39365v2, whole genome shotgun sequence genomic region, the following are encoded:
- the LOC138875062 gene encoding uncharacterized protein — protein MTRSSIKELVNYNPEIERFHRLHRKRQALSSQSIAREGMENQEVENINPREVPPPVQIEDQFDEVAPRPANRILRDNARPDRFNYESIVRKPPVAANNFEIRTGLIQTIQQSCIFTGDTSEDPHSHLIDFLELVETTKYNGVPPKAIKLRLFPFSLKVDAKTWLRSLPQGSITTWDQMTQKFLNKYFSPAKTTKLRQDISNFLQTDTELKPSSRNVIDAAAGGSVMGKTTEESLQLLNEISENAMQWLSERIIIKKAATVNQVDALNTLTQQIVSLAQKFETFKVNTQQPSQSEACDMRGGNHQNHECQATNHNDEYVNVIGYKQYPFGSSMAQKHLGFQWSNPNGAENSQSFQKQQIQGPPGYQNPNHGQSNFRPYQQAGPYQQRPQQAHSSLDDLLYKYIKVTDENMARQNSSLKNLEIQLSQLAALVSEKIQGPSPSNIEKNPKEHLKAITLRSGKELDKPYADQSEQQCIRQNKLPQKLGDPGSFTIPCTLGEVYFEKALCDSGASINLMSFSLFEKLDLGEIKDTSVSLQFAD, from the exons ATGACCCGCTCTTCTATAAAAGAGTTGGTCAATTACAATCCAGAAATTGAAAGATTTCATCGATTGCATAGGAAAAGACAAGCATTATCTTCCCAAAGCATAGCTCGTGAAGGTATGGAGAATCAGGAAGTAGAAAATATCAACCCACGCGAAGTACCACCACCAGTACAAATAGAGGATCAATTTGATGAAGTAGCGCCAAGGCCAGCAAACAGAATCCTAAGGGATAATGCTAGACCTGACCGCTTCAACTATGAATCTATTGTCAGAAAACCTCCAGTGGCagccaacaactttgaaatcagGACTGGCCTGATTCAAACAATTCAACAGTCTTGCATCTTCACTGGAGACACAAGTGAAGATCCACACAGTCATTTAATTGACtttttggaacttgttgaaaCAACTAAGTATAATGGAGTACCTCCTAAAGCTATCAAGTTAAggctatttcctttttctttaaaagTAGATGCCAAGACTTGGTTGCGAAGTTTGCCACAAGGTTCCATTACTACATGGGATCAAATGACTCagaaatttttaaacaaatatttttccccTGCTAAAACCACAAAGTTAAGACAAGACATATCTAATTTCTTGCAGACTGACACAGA GCTAAAACCATCTTCTAGAAATGTGATAGATGCAGCTGCAGGAGGTTCAGTAATGGGAAAAACAACAGAGGAATCTTTGCAATTGTTGAATGAAATTTCTGAGAATGCCATGCAATGGCTATCTGAGCGTATAATTATCAAGAAGGCCGCTACAGTAAATCAGGTTGATGCTTTAAATACACTAACACAGCAAATTGTTTCTTTGGCACAAAAGTTTGAAACTTTTAAGGTGAATACACAACAACCAAGCCAATCTGAGGCTTGTGACATGCGTGGAGGAAATCATCAGAACCATGAATGTCAAGCAACCAATCACAATGATGAATATGTCAATGTCATCGGTTACAAGCAGTATCCTTTTGGAAGTTCAATGGCACAGAAACATCTAGGATTTCAATGGAGCAATCCAAATGGTGCAGAGAACTCTCAAAGcttccagaagcaacaaatacaAGGTCCACCCGGATACCAGAATCCAAACCATGGTCAATCAAACTTTAGACCTTATCAACAAGCAGGGCCCTATCAGCAAAGGCCTCAACAAGCTCATTCAAGTCTTGATGATCTTCTGTATAAGTATATTAAGGTCACTGATGAAAATATGGCAAGACAAAATTCATCCCTCAAAAATCTGGAAATACAGTTGAGCCAATTGGCAGCTCTTGTTTCAGAAAAGATTCAAGGTCCCTCACCAAGCAATATagagaaaaacccaaaagagCACCTTAAGGCCATCACATTACGATCAGGTAAGGAGCTTGATAAACCCTATGCAGATCAGTCAGAACAACAG TGTATACGTCAAAATAAGCTACCACAAAAACTTGGTGATCCAGGCAgttttacaattccatgcactttGGGAGAAGTATATTTTGAAAAAGCACTTTGTGATTCTGGAGCTTCAATAAATTTAATGTCATTTTCTCTCTTTGAAAAGTTAGATCTTGGTGAAATAAAAGACACAAGTGTTTCTCTTCAGTTTGCAGATTAA